A genomic segment from bacterium encodes:
- the bioB gene encoding biotin synthase BioB has protein sequence MEDILNLPLNELICLANSFRKGFSLDICSIMNAKSGMCPEDCKFCAQSGYHKTEILRYPLQSKKEILERAEYAKSIGAKRFGIITSGKKPTNRELDVILKAIKEMKDISVCASLGRLDRDALLALKDAGLSRYHHNIETSKEFFPSIVTTYKFSEKIRTIEYAKEAGLEVCSGCIIGMGESWRDRLNIANLLKSLDVNSVPINVLIPIKNTAFEGISPISAIDVIKTIAIFRIILKDKTIKIVAGRENLGRFELLAFFAGANGMIIGGYLTIKGRDVSEDQRLIKEIKSL, from the coding sequence ATGGAAGACATTCTTAATCTTCCTTTGAATGAGCTTATATGCCTTGCAAATTCTTTTAGGAAAGGGTTTTCCCTTGATATTTGTTCTATAATGAATGCAAAATCAGGAATGTGTCCTGAGGATTGCAAATTCTGTGCCCAATCAGGCTATCATAAGACAGAAATTTTAAGATATCCATTACAAAGCAAAAAAGAGATTTTAGAAAGGGCAGAATATGCGAAATCTATTGGTGCAAAAAGATTTGGAATTATTACATCTGGAAAAAAACCAACAAATAGAGAGCTTGATGTAATACTTAAAGCAATCAAAGAGATGAAAGACATTTCAGTTTGTGCTTCGCTTGGAAGGCTTGATAGGGATGCTCTTTTGGCATTAAAGGATGCAGGGCTTTCAAGGTATCACCATAACATTGAGACATCTAAAGAATTCTTTCCAAGCATTGTAACAACATATAAATTCTCTGAAAAGATAAGGACAATAGAATATGCAAAAGAGGCAGGCCTTGAGGTTTGCTCTGGTTGTATCATTGGAATGGGAGAATCTTGGAGAGATAGGCTTAACATTGCAAATTTACTAAAAAGCCTTGATGTTAATTCTGTTCCAATAAATGTTTTAATTCCTATAAAAAATACGGCTTTTGAAGGAATTTCTCCTATATCAGCAATAGATGTTATAAAAACAATTGCTATATTTAGGATAATCTTAAAAGATAAGACAATAAAAATAGTAGCTGGAAGGGAAAATTTAGGTCGGTTTGAATTATTGGCATTCTTTGCAGGAGCAAATGGGATGATTATAGGAGGCTATTTAACGATAAAGGGAAGGGATGTTTCAGAAGATCAAAGGCTTATTAAGGAAATAAAAAGCCTCTAA
- the glyA gene encoding serine hydroxymethyltransferase: protein MYSLLKMDEIFEIIKADEERQKNTLNLIASENYVSASVREAAGSVLTNKYAEGYPNRRYYGGCEFVDQVETIAIERAKKLFDAEYVNVQPHSGTQANMAAYLAFLSPQDTIMGMDLQSGGHLSHGASVNFSGQIFKSIPYGVNPKTGLIDFDAIRELTRKYNPRMIVCGASAYPRIINFEEFRKIADEIDAILVADIAHIAGLIAGNVHPSPAGIADVITTTTHKTLKGPRGGMIMAKQEYGRLIDKVVFPGIQGGPLMHIIAAKAICFKEALSPEFKEYAKQIVKNASILAESLISFGFKLITGGSDNHLLLVDVRDEGITGNIAESLLCEQGIIVNKNAIPYDPLPPTITSGIRIGTPALTTRGMKEDEMKEIAKMIERVIRRKENVRKEVASLCEAFPIE, encoded by the coding sequence ATTTATAGTCTCTTAAAAATGGATGAAATATTTGAAATAATAAAGGCTGACGAAGAAAGGCAGAAAAATACATTAAACCTTATTGCATCAGAGAATTATGTAAGCGCAAGTGTTAGGGAAGCAGCAGGCTCTGTATTGACAAACAAGTATGCAGAGGGCTATCCAAACAGGAGATATTATGGTGGATGTGAGTTTGTAGACCAGGTAGAAACCATTGCCATTGAAAGGGCAAAGAAGCTCTTTGATGCAGAATATGTAAATGTCCAGCCACATTCGGGAACACAGGCAAATATGGCAGCATACCTTGCATTTTTATCTCCACAGGATACAATTATGGGAATGGACCTACAATCAGGAGGACATCTTTCACATGGAGCATCTGTCAATTTTTCTGGTCAGATATTTAAATCAATACCCTATGGCGTTAATCCAAAAACAGGCCTTATAGACTTTGATGCAATCAGAGAATTGACAAGAAAATACAACCCAAGGATGATTGTTTGTGGTGCATCAGCATATCCAAGGATAATAAACTTTGAAGAATTTAGAAAAATAGCCGATGAAATAGATGCCATTTTAGTTGCAGATATTGCCCATATTGCTGGGCTTATAGCAGGCAATGTCCATCCAAGCCCAGCTGGAATAGCTGATGTTATAACGACAACGACGCATAAAACATTAAAAGGCCCTCGGGGAGGGATGATTATGGCAAAGCAAGAATATGGAAGGCTTATTGATAAGGTTGTGTTTCCAGGAATACAAGGTGGTCCACTTATGCACATCATTGCAGCAAAGGCTATATGCTTTAAAGAGGCATTGTCCCCTGAATTTAAAGAATATGCAAAGCAAATTGTAAAAAATGCTTCCATTTTAGCAGAAAGCCTTATTTCCTTTGGCTTTAAGCTAATAACAGGTGGAAGCGATAACCATCTTCTTCTTGTTGATGTAAGGGATGAAGGGATAACAGGAAATATTGCAGAAAGTCTTCTTTGTGAGCAGGGCATCATTGTTAATAAAAATGCTATTCCCTATGACCCCCTTCCACCAACAATAACATCTGGAATAAGGATAGGAACACCAGCCCTTACAACAAGGGGGATGAAAGAGGATGAAATGAAAGAAATAGCTAAAATGATTGAAAGGGTAATAAGAAGAAAAGAAAATGTAAGAAAGGAGGTTGCCTCTCTTTGTGA
- a CDS encoding glycosyltransferase family 39 protein, with the protein MTKPYFPYILIRMANKRKKSKKEAWFLKEYIFIPFFLILSFIIRLSILKDIENGGWLSTQLMAGTDMTTFDSQAQSILKGENVIFASATSVLYPYFVAFVYSFFGRNLHSVYIIQTIIALFSYFLLYLTTKRLFDKNVGIITFILSLFYGPFILYEDSLLIDGLFTSFVSIILYFLVRLQEKPSGKNGFLLGLIIGISALLRGTVLTFIPFLFVLSLILFRLRKGILISFFIIIGSITPIIPITIKNYIDTKEFIFLSSKGGTQFYIGNNPGSTGHSDSYTENHNEITERINKEPSISKRSSLWMKESLRFIKNSPSAWLSLTLKKAWLFWDSWEIPNNVDYSNFKNFSKVMSLFFKFSLIAPLCLLGLILSIKRKAVLGLIFFILSYFLTTTAFMVLGRYRIGVLPSLLPFGGYAIFYLYNQRKEIKTIIPCFLLFSLLFIGVNFSSTLKKYIYPLLYKDGIETEKDGYLYIMDAPEEGGNRETFTLNNPNRVIKKELIIKDISKIKDNCFFFFDFFGGPGLISIEINEKPLGKTPCPSSGGLLIFGKAGVPISMLRNGINTISLRAMEGSFEIPLEKVLRYSRSFISEDAGKGWERIDRGEFTIRFKLKLK; encoded by the coding sequence TTGACAAAACCATATTTTCCTTATATCCTTATAAGGATGGCAAACAAAAGAAAAAAGAGCAAGAAGGAAGCCTGGTTTTTGAAGGAATACATTTTTATCCCTTTTTTTCTTATTCTTTCATTTATCATTCGGCTTTCTATCCTCAAGGATATTGAAAATGGAGGATGGCTTTCTACCCAGCTTATGGCTGGAACAGATATGACAACCTTTGATTCCCAGGCACAAAGTATTTTAAAGGGAGAGAATGTCATTTTTGCCTCGGCAACCTCTGTCCTCTATCCCTATTTTGTAGCTTTTGTCTATTCATTTTTTGGAAGAAATCTTCATTCTGTCTATATTATTCAGACAATTATAGCCCTTTTTAGCTATTTCCTCCTTTATCTTACAACAAAAAGACTGTTTGATAAAAATGTTGGTATTATTACATTTATTTTAAGCCTTTTTTATGGACCCTTTATTCTCTATGAGGATTCTTTGTTAATAGATGGGCTATTTACCTCCTTTGTCTCTATAATCCTCTATTTTTTGGTAAGGCTACAAGAAAAGCCATCAGGGAAAAATGGTTTTCTATTAGGTCTTATTATTGGAATATCAGCCCTTCTTCGTGGAACTGTTCTAACATTTATCCCCTTTCTTTTTGTTTTATCTTTAATATTATTTAGATTAAGGAAGGGAATTCTTATATCTTTCTTTATAATAATTGGAAGTATAACGCCAATAATTCCTATTACCATAAAAAACTACATTGACACAAAAGAGTTTATCTTTTTATCCTCCAAGGGAGGAACACAATTTTATATCGGAAATAACCCGGGCTCAACCGGGCATTCTGATTCCTATACAGAAAATCATAATGAAATTACAGAAAGAATAAATAAAGAGCCATCTATTTCCAAAAGGTCTTCCCTTTGGATGAAGGAATCATTAAGGTTTATTAAAAATAGTCCTTCTGCATGGCTTTCTCTTACCCTTAAAAAGGCTTGGCTATTTTGGGACAGCTGGGAGATTCCAAACAATGTTGACTATAGCAATTTTAAGAACTTTTCAAAGGTTATGTCATTATTCTTTAAGTTTAGCCTAATTGCACCGTTATGTCTTTTGGGTCTTATATTATCAATAAAGAGAAAGGCTGTGCTTGGATTGATATTTTTTATCCTCTCTTATTTTCTGACAACAACAGCCTTTATGGTCTTGGGAAGGTATAGGATAGGTGTTCTTCCCTCCCTTTTACCATTTGGAGGGTATGCAATTTTTTATCTATATAACCAAAGAAAGGAAATTAAAACAATCATTCCTTGTTTCTTACTATTTTCCTTGCTATTTATTGGTGTTAATTTCTCATCCACCCTTAAAAAATATATTTATCCATTGCTATATAAAGATGGAATTGAGACAGAAAAAGATGGCTATCTCTACATAATGGATGCACCTGAGGAGGGTGGGAATAGGGAAACCTTTACTCTAAACAATCCAAATAGGGTAATAAAAAAGGAGCTTATAATAAAGGACATTTCAAAGATAAAGGACAATTGCTTTTTCTTCTTTGATTTTTTTGGAGGACCTGGTTTAATCTCTATAGAAATAAATGAGAAACCTTTAGGAAAAACACCCTGTCCAAGTAGCGGCGGTCTACTTATCTTTGGAAAGGCAGGTGTTCCTATATCTATGTTAAGAAATGGAATAAACACCATTTCCTTAAGGGCAATGGAGGGTTCATTTGAGATACCCCTTGAGAAGGTATTAAGATATAGCAGATCCTTCATCTCAGAGGATGCTGGAAAGGGCTGGGAAAGGATAGATAGGGGAGAATTTACCATAAGGTTTAAGCTTAAGTTAAAATAA